The genomic DNA TATACCGGCCTCACTAGAGAGTATAAGAAAGAGTGCATTTGCGAACAATAACCTGACAGAAGTTACGATTCCGAAGACTCTGGTAAATTTAGATGATGGTGCATTTGAAGGCAATACTAACTTGCGTTTGATTGACAATAGAACTTCAGGAGATACTGGAGAAGGTGGAGACACTGGAGCTAGTGAAGAAGTTAAATGGACTGTAGCAGATTTCAATGTAGAGAATACTTCTATAAAAGGATTTTCTGACAGTGGCTTGGCTAAATTTGCAAAAGATCAAAGTATAGAACTTCCAAAGACAAATGAAGCGGGAGAAAATATAACAAGCGTAGGAGAACGTGCATTTGTAGCTGAAAAAGATTCTGAGTTAAAGATCAGTGCTGTAGTTCTTCCGGAGACTTTGACTATCATAGGTAGAGAAGCTTTTAGATACAATGATATAGCTCATATTTCATTTGCAGATGGTTTAGAATCTATCGAAATGTTGGCATTTAACGGAAATAAATTGGAGGAAGTTATACTTCCAGATAGCGTGACTAGTTTAGGTGCAGGTGCATTTACTTTAAATCAAATAAAGAATTTAAAATTATCAAGTAATTTGGAAGTGATACCTACTGCATTTGGTTATAACAAAATGACTAGTGTGACTATTCCAGCAGGAGTAAAGAGAATTGATGATTTGACATTTAGTGACAATGAGTTGGTTGAAATACACTTGCCTGATACACTTGAGTATTTGTCTGGATTTAATAACAATCATATAGAGTCAGTAGATATCCCATCTAGTGTAATTACATTGGGAGAGGATGCTCTTGCTAGAAATAATATGACATCGGTAGTTATACCAGGTAATGTAAAAACTATTAAATCTCAGGCTTTTAGAAATACATGGCATGAACTTTATTTGGAATCAGTAGATATTCAAGATGGTGTTGAAACTATAGAGTCATCAGCATTTGTTGGAAACAAATTAGTAGATGTAAATATACCAAGTAGTGTTACTTCACTCAGTCCAACTGCATTTAAAGGAAATTTAGGTCACGATGACATAGTTCATATATTTACACCAGATAGACTGAATCCAAATAATTTTGAAGACTCTAAATATCAGGTGATAAATCCAGCTAAGATAGTTGTCAAGTATGTGATTGGTGAAAAGGTATTGAAAGAGGATGTAGTTTGGAAAAACGGTGAAGGAAATTACTATCATATAGGAGATGCAGATGTTAATATTACACCAAGTTATGATGATAATGCACATGAATTGATTTCAGCTGATCCAAAATCTATAAACTTAGAAAATGATGAGAATGTAGTTAGTTTTGAATGTCAGAAAAAGGCAGTTGCCGATGATATAACTATCAAAAATATAGAAGCTGTTTCTAGTGTAGTAGTTGATTTTGGAACTAGTAGCGATGATGTGATTGCAAAACTTAGCAAAACAACTCATATAGTTGATTCTAACGATGATAGACATGAAGTGAATTTAAGCTGGAGTTTGGATGCTTATAATCCGAATCAAAGTGGTAATTACTCGGCAGTAGCAACATTTGATTTGCCAGATGGTGTTGTGAAGCCTAGTGATGACTATGAGCTAAAATTGACTACAGATGTGTTAGTAAAAGAACAAGCACATGTAGCAGATGATTCTAAATGGACGAAAGAAGATTTTACGTACGATGATGATATCATTACTGGTTTTAGTCAGGACGGACTTTCACAACTTGAATCAGATAAAAATTTGATAATACCAAAGATTACTCCAGATGGAGACGTAGTTGAGGGAATTGGAGAAAATGCATTTATGGGAAAAGGATTGGTTAAAGTCGAGTTCCCAGATGGTATATCAGATTTTGTTGTCAATGGTCGCGCGTTTGAAAAAAATGATATAGAAGTAGTTGATTTGACGGAAGGTGTAAAGGCATTAGAGCCGTATGCATTTAATGATAATGAAATCAAATATCTAGAGTTACCATCTAGTTTAAAGAAAATAGGAAATCATGCATTTGCTGATAATGCTATAGTTTCTGTTGATTTTGATGAAGATATAGTGGATATAGCACTTGATAGATTCTCGTTTTTAAATAATCAAATCAGATCTATAACTGTGCTTAAAAAAGTTAAAAAGGTACATGGAGAGGTATTTATGGGAAATCCAGGTCATGATGAAGATTCTAAAGTTCATATATATACACCTAATTTAGATTATGACAATATCAACAAT from Tissierellales bacterium includes the following:
- a CDS encoding leucine-rich repeat domain-containing protein, coding for PESSYEFEDGVIKKYLGSDTEIDIPESIDGKAVVEIGNTAFRSKGITAITIPSSVTKIGMGAFAMNDIQSIELPTNIESIGNMAFFKNKLTSITIPSSLELIPSYCFKENDIQTLVIKEGVKEIALQAFSDNEIASLTIPASLESIRKSAFANNNLTEVTIPKTLVNLDDGAFEGNTNLRLIDNRTSGDTGEGGDTGASEEVKWTVADFNVENTSIKGFSDSGLAKFAKDQSIELPKTNEAGENITSVGERAFVAEKDSELKISAVVLPETLTIIGREAFRYNDIAHISFADGLESIEMLAFNGNKLEEVILPDSVTSLGAGAFTLNQIKNLKLSSNLEVIPTAFGYNKMTSVTIPAGVKRIDDLTFSDNELVEIHLPDTLEYLSGFNNNHIESVDIPSSVITLGEDALARNNMTSVVIPGNVKTIKSQAFRNTWHELYLESVDIQDGVETIESSAFVGNKLVDVNIPSSVTSLSPTAFKGNLGHDDIVHIFTPDRLNPNNFEDSKYQVINPAKIVVKYVIGEKVLKEDVVWKNGEGNYYHIGDADVNITPSYDDNAHELISADPKSINLENDENVVSFECQKKAVADDITIKNIEAVSSVVVDFGTSSDDVIAKLSKTTHIVDSNDDRHEVNLSWSLDAYNPNQSGNYSAVATFDLPDGVVKPSDDYELKLTTDVLVKEQAHVADDSKWTKEDFTYDDDIITGFSQDGLSQLESDKNLIIPKITPDGDVVEGIGENAFMGKGLVKVEFPDGISDFVVNGRAFEKNDIEVVDLTEGVKALEPYAFNDNEIKYLELPSSLKKIGNHAFADNAIVSVDFDEDIVDIALDRFSFLNNQIRSITVLKKVKKVHGEVFMGNPGHDEDSKVHIYTPNLDYDNINNWFENSNYHKVVILKVSEAPETSDVNISTGVNEEDIDLPNSLSMTLNNGKSINVDMTWTCENYDSSVAGDYVFKGSYDLLEGMSADKPEVQINVHVSQG